GTCATGGATGTCGGTGCGGAAGATGTTCTCCTCGGACGTGGCGTCGAGGACGGCGGCGATGGGCGCGTGCCAGCCGCCGAAGCACTGGCGCAGGGCCTCGCGGGCGCGGCCGGGTTCATCCCGGACTCCCGCGGGGGCGTTCCGGGTGGCGTACCAGTACACCTCTCCGTGCCCCACGGGGACGATGCCGAAGCGGGCGCCGGGCCCCCAGCTCTCGCTGGCGTGGGTGGGGGGGGCCTGGGGCGGCCGCGTCGTCATGCCCCGCCAGCTCGTGTAGCCCGAGTAGCGCGTGACATCGCCCCACAGCGCCTGGCGCACCACGGAGTGGAGCCCGTCCGCGCCCACCAGCAGGTCTCCCGTGGCGGTGGTGCCATCCGACAAGCGCACCGTCACGCGCTCGCCGTCGTCGTGGAAGCCCGTCACCGCGCGTCCCGTGTGCACCTGTCCCTCCGCGAGCCCGGAGAGCAGGACCGCTTGCAGGCGGGAGCGGCGGATGGCGATGGCCGATTCTCCCAGCTCCCGTGCGAGCAGGCCGAGCTCCACGCGGGTGAGCACCCCGCCGGAGTCGGTGAGCGTGGCCAGGGAGGTGAGGGGCTGGCCCTCCTGGCTCACCGCCTCCGCCAGGCCGATGGAGCGCAGCGCCTTCATGGCGTTCATCTGCATGATGATGCCCGCGCCCACCGGACGCAGGACCTCGGCGCGCTCGAAGACGGTGGAGGCGATGCCCGCCTGGCGCAGGGCTCGGGCCAGGGTGAGCCCACCAATGCCGCCTCCCGCGATGAGCACGTGGCGGGAGGGGGGGCTCGTGGGCGACGGTGGGGCGGACATGTGGCGGCTCCGGGGGGTGCTCAGCCCGTGGTGCGCGGGAGGATCATGGCTTCCAGCCGATCCACGGCCTTCTCCAGCACGTCCTGGGAGGGACCGAAGGACAGGCGCACGTAGTTGCGGAAGCGCGAGGGGCGGGCGCGGCGCTTGCCGGGGTTCACGTCGAAGAACTCCCCCGGCACGGCGATGATCTTCTGCTCCAGCGCGGCGCGGAAGAAGCCCATGCCGTCATTGAGGGGCGCGGGCAGGCCGGACACGTTGCCCCAGATGTAGAAGGTGCCATCGGGCGGGCGATCCGTGCGGATGCCCAGGCGCTCCAGGCGCGAGTGGAAGCGGTCTCGCTTGTCGCGGAAGTGGCGGTGGATGGCGAGCGTCTCCTTCACCACGAGCTCCTCGTCGAGCAGGGGGATGGCGGCGCGCTGCAGGGGCCGGCTGCCTCCGCCGTCGAGGAAGCTGCCCGCGCTGGACACCGCCTCGATGACCTGGCGAGGCCCCACGGTCCACGTCATGCGCCAGCCCGGGTAGCGCCAGTTCTTGGTGAAGCCGTCGAAGAGCACGACGGGATCGCGGTTCACGTCCTCCACGTAGCGCGCGGCGCTCTCGATGGGGAGCTGACCCGGGCGGCCCGTCCAGACGTAGTGCGAGTAGAACTCGTCGATGAGCAGGGTGCACTCCAGCTCCCGGGCGACGTGCACCCAGCGCGCCAGCTCCTCGCCCTGCACGAGCTTGCCCGTGGGGTTGCAGGGGTTGGAGAAGAGCAGGGCGGACAGGCCCCGGCCCTGCACCTCGCGGCGCAAGTCCTCGTGGGTGAAGGCATAGCCGCGCTCGCCCTCCAGGAGGATGGGGATGGAGGTGAAGGCCTTGAAGACGTCCAGCAGCTCCTCGTAGGCGGTGTAGTCGGGCAGGAAGTGGCCGAGGTTGACGGAGCCGAGGCTCGCGGCGGCGCGGGTGAGCGCGGTGCGTCCTCCTCCGGAGAGCGCGACGTTCTCCGCGCTGTACTGGCTGGGCAGGCCGCGCCGGTAGAGGCGGTTGTAGAGCGAGGCGATCGTCTCGCGCACCTCCCAGAGTCCCGCCACCGGGGCGTACTCCAGGTCGTTCACGTCCACCGTGACCTGGCCCACGCGAGGAGGGGCTCCGGGCAGGTCATCCGTTTCGGGCTGTCCCTGGCCGAGGTTGCACCACTCGGGGTCGCCTCCCTTGTAGCCCCGGCGCATGGCCTCGGTGGTGACGTAGATGACGCCCGTGCGCGGCACGGTGCGAAACGCGGGAAACGAGTCTTCGCTCACCTGCCGCACGCTAGCGGAGGAGGGCACGCGCTTTCACCATGAATGATTCACGGCGCGAAGAGCCGCAGCAGGGTGTTCGTCTTGGGGTACGGCACGTGATTCATGTGGGGGAGGATGCGCATCAGCGCGAGCCCCTGGATGGTGGCCAACCACATCCACGCGAGCTCGGCCGCGGGCGTGCGCACCACCTGTCCCGCCTCCTGGCCCGCTTCGATGAGCGTCACGAGCTGCTGGAAGAACTGCGAGCTGTAGCGCTCCAGGGCCTGCCCGACGGGGCCGGGCACGCTCTCGCTCGCGTGCGCCTGCACGAGGATGAGCGGGAAGGACGGCTCGCGCTGGACGCCGTCCAACACCCGGGTGCACAGCCATTGCAACTGCTCCCACGGGGAGTCGGAGTGCTGGCGGGCCTCGGCGATGAGCTGGATGCCCTGTTGTACGGACTCCTCGACGAGCGCGGCGAACACGGACTCCTTGTCCGGGAAGTAGTGGTAGACGAGCCCGTAGCTGATGCCCGCCGCGGCGGCCAGGTCCGTCATCTTGCTCGCCGCGAGCCCCTTGCGCGCGAAGACCCGCCGGGCCGCCTCCAGCAGGGCACGCCGTCGCTCCTCCTTCAACCGCTGGTTCTGTGCTTCCGTGCGAGGCATGGGGGCCCGGGCAACCTATCATGGCTGTACCCGGAGGTGCCGGAACGGCATGCTCCCGCGCCATGCCTCACCCCGACCGCACGCTCTATCAATTCCCCATCTCCCACTTCTGCGAGAAGACCCGCTGGAACCTCGACGCCAAGGCCATCCCCTATGGTGTCCGCAATCTGCTGCCCGGTCCGCACGCTCGAGTGACGAAGCGCTTGATGGGGGGGCGTGGCCACTCCGTTCCCGTCCTGGTGGACCGGGGCACGCCCCTGGGTGACTCCACCGACATCGCCTTGCACCTGGAGCGAGCCTATCCGTCCGCGCCCCGGCTGATCCCCGTCGAGGGGCCCGAGCGCGAGCGCGTCCTGGAGCTGGAGGCCTACTACGACGAGACGGCCGGCGTGCACGTGCGGCGCTGGGTGTACGCGAAGCTGCTCGAGGAGGAGTCGGAGGTGAAGTCCGTGCTCTTCAGGGCCTTTCCGCTCCCGGTGCGCCTGATCGGACGCGCGATGTTTCCCCTCGTGAAGAAGAACATCCAGCACCACTACGTCCAGTCGCCCGAGAAGGTGGAGGCGTCGCGGGTGGCCCTGCTGGCGGGAATCGAGCGGCTGGAGCGGGAGATCCAGGGAGATCCCGCGCGCTACCTGGTGGGGGACCGTCTGTCGATCGCGGACATCACCGCGGCGGCGCTCTACTCTCCGTTGATGCGCCCCGAGGGCTCTCCGTATGCGCCCCGGCGAGGGGAGCGCATGCCGCGTCAACTCGAGGGGATGCGCGAGGAGCTTCTGACTCGTCCCGCGGGCCAGTGGTTCTTGCGGCGCTACCAGGAGGATCGTCAGCGCCTGGCCCGGGGCTTCCCCCCGGGCGCGGACATTCCCCGGACGTGACGGTCCCTGGGGGCGGATGGGAATTTCCCGCCGCCTTCGGGGTTGGCGGCCCGGGTTTTTTCATCAACCCCAACCCCACGAGATTCCATGAACCGCATGAAGTTCCTCCGTCACGCCTGGGCCCCGGGTACGCTCGGAGCCTGCCTCCTGCTGGGATGCGCGGCGAGCACCCGCTCCACCTCTCCGGCGGAGTCCCCCTCCGCTCCCCAGGCGGAAGCCAAGAGCCCGACCCTGTCGCTCGGCGTCGAGACGAAGCACTTCGACACCAGCGTGCGTCCCCAGGATGACTTCTTCCGCTACGTCAACGGCACGTGGTTGAAGACGACCAGGATTCCGGCGGACAAGGGCCGCTACGGCTCGTTCATCGAGCTGCGCGACAAGAGCGAGGAGGCGCTGCGCACCCTCATCGAGGAGTCCGCCGCCGTGCAGTCTCCGGCGTCCGGCTCCGACACCCAGAAGGTGGCGGACTTCTACAAGAGCTTCATGGACTCCGAGCGCATCCAGTCGCTCGGCATCGAGCCGCTGCGGGCGGATCTGCAGCGCATCGCCGCGCTCAAGGACAAGAAGGCGTTGCCGGAGCTGTTCGCCGCGCTCGGGCGCATGGGCGTGCAGACGCCGTTTGGCGGCTTCGTGGGCCAGGACGCCAAGAACGCCGAGCGCTACATCCTCTACGTCAACCAGAGCGGGCTGGGGCTGCCGGATCGCGACTACTACAGCAAGCCCGAGCCGCGCTTCGTCGAGACGCGCGCCGCGTACCTCACCTACATCGAGACGCTGATGCGTCTGGCGGGAGAGAAGGATCCCGCGGGTGCGGCGAAGACGATCCTCGCGCTGGAGACCGCGCTGGCGGAGAAGCACTGGGATCGCGTGCGCAACCGCGACCGCGAAGCCACGTACAACCTCAAGAGCGTGGCGGAGTTGGACTCGCTCACGCCGGGGTTCTCGTGGACGAGCTATCTCAAGGCCGCGGGGACCGAGAAGTCGCCCGCCGTCATCGTGCGCCAGCCGGACTACTTCCAGGCCATGGCGAAGATGCTCCAGGACACGCCCCTGCCCACGCTCAAGCAGTACCTCACCTTCAAGGTGGTGAGCGGGTTCGCGCCCATGCTCAGCACGCCCTTCGAGCAGGCCCACTTCGCCTTCTACGGCAAGACGCTCCAGGGTCTGGAGGAGGACCGGCCCCGGTGGAAGCGCGGCGTGGAATCCGTGGACCGCGCGCTGGGCGAGGTGCTCGGCCGGATCTACGTGGAGCGCTACTTCACGCCCGAGAGCAAGGCGCGCATGCAGAAGCTGGTGGACAACCTCCGCGTCTCCTTCAAGCAGGGGATTGATCAGCTCGACTGGATGAGCCCGGAGACCAAGGCCCAGGCCCAGCAGAAGCTGGCGAAGTTCAACGTGAAGATCGGCTACCCGGAGAAGTGGCGGGACTACTCCGCGCTCAGCGTCCGGGCGGATGACCTGGTGGGCAACGTGAAGCGCTCACAGGACGTCGAGTACAACCGCAACGTGGAGAAGCTCGGCAAGCCCATCGATCGGCTGGAGTGGGGCATGACGCCGCAGACGGTGAATGCCTACTACAACTCCTCGATGAACGAGATCGTCTTCCCGGCGGCCATCCTCCAGCCTCCGTTCTTCGATCCCCAGGCGGATGACGCCACCAACTACGGCGCCATCGGCGGCGTCATCGGGCATGAGATCAGCCACGGCTTCGACGATCAGGGCAGCCGCTCGGATGGCGACGGCAACCTGCGCGACTGGTGGACGGCGGAGGACAAGGCCGCCTTCCAGCAGCGCACCGGCCAGCTCTCCGACCAGTACTCCAGCTTCAGCCCCCTCCAGGGGATGAACGTCAATGGCAAGCTCACCCTGGGCGAGAACATCGGCGACCTGAGCGGCCTGACCGTGGCCTACAAAGCCTACAAGCTGTCGCTCGGAGGCCAGGAGGCTCCGGTCATCGAGGGCTTCACCGGCGACCAGCGCTTCTTCCTCGGCTGGGCCCAGGTGTGGCGCACGGCCAACCGCGAGGATGCGCTGCGTCAGCAACTCCTCACGGATCCGCACTCGCCGGGCGAGTACCGGGTCAATGGCGTGGTGCGCAACATGCCCGAGTTCTACTCCGCCTTCGGTGTGAAGGAGGGCGATGGCGCCTTCCTGCCGACCGACAAGCGCGTGAAGATCTGGTGATTCGCGCCTGAACGCGCGCGGGCCCGGGAGCGTCGGAAATACGCTCCCGGGCTGATAGGTTCGCGCGCCATGCGAACCCCTCTTGTTTCCGCTGTCGCGTGCGCCTTCTGGCTCACGCACTGCAGTCATGCTCCGGAGCCGCGGGAGGCGCCCGCCCCCAGCGCTCCGTCTCCCTCCGCCGCCACGCCCGTCAGCGCGCCCAGGGGCCTGAGCTATCCGGCCGCGCGCAAGGACGACGTGGTCGACGACTATCACGGCACGAAGGTGGCCGACCCCTACCGCTGGCTGGAGAACCCGGACTCGCCCGAGTCCCGTCAGTGGATCGAAGCGGAGAACCAGCTCACCTTCGGCTATCTGGAGAAGATTCCCCTGCGCTCGCGGCTCAAGCAGCGCATGACGGAGCTGTGGGACTACGAGCGCTTCTCCGTCCCCTGGAAGGAGGGCAGCCGCTACTTCTTCTTCCGCAACGACGGCCTGCAGAACCAGTCCGTGCTCTACACGGCGGACTCGCTCTCGGCCGAGCCCCGGGTGTTGTTGGATCCCAACACGCTGTCCGCGGATGGCACGGTGGCGCTCTCCGGGCAGGACATCACCGACGACGGCAACCTGCTGGCCTATGGCGTGGCCACCGCCGGCAGCGATTGGAAGGAATTGCGCGTGCGTGACGTGCGCACGGGCAAGGATCTGCCGGACATCATCAAGTGGGTGAAGTTCTCGGACGCCTCGTGGACCCGGGACGGCAAGGGCTTCTTCTACAGCCGCTATGACGAGCCCAAGGCGGGCGAGGCGCTCAGCGGCTCCAATTACTACCAGAAGCTCTACTTCCACCAGCTCGGCACGCCGCAGAGCCAGGACACGCTCGTCTACGAGCGCAAGGATCAAAAGGAGTGGGGCTTTGGGGGCCACGTCACCGACGACGGGCGCTACCTGCTCATCAACGTCTCACGGGGCACCGAGCAGAAGAACCTGGTGTTCTACAAGGACCTGAAGGACCCCAAGGCCAAGGTCGTGGAGCTGCTGCGCGACTGGGACGCGGACTACGACTACATCGCCAACGACGGCACGCTGTTCTGGTTCAAGACGGATCTGGACGCGCCCCGCGGCCGCGTGGTCGCCATCGATCTGCGCAAGCCGGAGCGCAAGGAGTGGAAGGAGATCATCCCCCAGGGCGAGGAGACGATCGCCTCGGTGGACATGGTCAACGAGCTCTTCCTGCTCAACGTGATGAAGGACGCGCACTCGGTGGTGCGGCGGGTGTCGCGTGACGGCAAGCCCCAGGGCGAGCTCGCGCTGCCGGGCCTGGGCAGCGTGTCGGGCCTCAACGGCAAGCGTCAGGACACGGAGACGTTCTACTCGTACTCCAGCTACACCTCGCCGCCCACCGTGTACCGCTACGACGTGAAGTCGGGTCAGAGCACGGTGTTCAAGGCGCCCCAGGTGAAGTTCGATCCGTCGCAATACGAGACGGAGCAGGTCTTCTTCCAGAGCAAGGACGGCACCCGCGTGCCCATCTTCCTCAGCCACAAGAAGGGGCTGAAGTGGGATGGGACCACGCCCACGCTGCTGTATGGCTATGGCGGCTTCAACGTCCCCCTGACGCCGGGCTTCAGCGTGGCCAACCTGGTGTGGATGGAGCAGGGTGGCCTCTACGCCGTGGTCAACCTGCGCGGCGGCGGCGAGTACGGCCGGGAGTGGCACGAGGCCGGCACGAAGCTGCGCAAGCAGAACGTCTTCGACGACTTCATCGGCGCGGCCGAGTACCTCATCGCCCAGAAGTACACCTCCACGCCTCGGCTGGCGATCTCCGGTCGCTCCAACGGCGGGTTGCTCGTTGGCGCGGCGGTGACGCAGCGGCCGGACCTCTTCGGCGTGGCGCTGCCCGGCGTGGGCGTGCTCGACATGCTGCGCTTCCACAAGTTCACCATCGGCTGGGCGTGGACGAGCGACTACGGCTCCGCGGAGAACCCGGAGGAGTTCAAGGCGCTCCACGCCTATTCGCCGCTGCACCAGGTGAAGCCCGGCACGCAGTACCCCGCCATGCTCGTGCACACCGCGGACCATGACGACCGCGTGGTGCCCGGCCACAGCTTCAAGTTCACGGCGGCCGCCCAGGCGGCGCAGGCCGGTGAGGCCCCGGTGCTCATCCGCATCGAGACCAAGGCTGGCCACGGCGCGGGCAAGCCCACGAGCAAGATCATCGAGGAGTACAGCGACCTCTGGGCCTTCTCGTTGGACCAGATGGGCGTGGGCCGCACCCAGTCCGTCGCGGGCACGCAGTCACCCTGAGGCTGGAGAGGTGAGGGGGTGGGCAGGCGGGTTCATTCCCGCGTGCCCGCTTTTCAGCTCTCGAGCGAGGCGCGCAGGAACCACGCGTGCTTCTCGAACTCGGTGATGATGCCGGTGAACAGGTCCACGGTGTCCGTGTCCTGGTGCTGCTCGGCCGCCTTGCGGCTGTCGCGCAAGCCGACGAGGTAGCCTTCGATCCGCTCGGCCAGGAGCTTCACGTGCTCCAGGTCCTTCGTCGTCTCCTGCGGGTAGTCCGCCAGCCGGCTCGTCTTGGCCACGTAGCGGCTGGTGCCGTAGGCCTTGCCGCCCAGTGTCACGGCGCGCTCGGCCACCGAGTCGTTGTGGTTGGCCAGGCTCACCGCGAACGTCTCGAAGAGCGGATGGAGCGCCGCGAACTGCGGGCCCTTGATGTTCCAGTGCGCGACCTTGATCTGGCTGTGCAGATCCAGGCCGTCGGCCAGACGCGCGTTGAGCTGCTCGACGAGGGCGGCGCGGGACTGCTCGGGAAGGGGGCTCGGGCTGCGGTACATGTGGATGTCCTTTCTGAAGAGTGTGGATTGGATGCACGAGGGCGCAAAAGGAAGCGCCCCCCGGTGGTGATACCGGAGGGCGCTTCTGGGAAGCCCGCGCGATGGGGAACTGACGGCTTTACGACTCGAGACCGACCGCCGCCGCGTGGATGACCGAGGCGATGCGGATGGCATCGTTCACCTGATCCTCGGAGATGCCACCGTCGATGACGACCTTCTCGTGCGACTGCACGCACATCTCGCAGCCGTTGATGGCGCTCACCGCGAGGCAGACGAGCTCGAAGTCCACCTTGTTGGTGAGCACCTGCCCCAGACGATTCATCCGCAGACCGGGCCGCTTGGTGGAGTAGGACTCCTTGCCCACCATGTGACGGAACCGGTAGTAGATGTTGTTCATCCCCATCAGCGAGGCCGCCGCGCGGGAGTCCTCGATGACGGGCTCGGCCTGCTCGCCGAGGGCCTGGCGGGCCTCGTGGAGAATGGCCTTCTTGAGCAGCTCGTTGCGCGAGGCGTAGGCACACGCCACGGCCACGCCCCAGCGCTGAGTGGGGGTGAGGCTGTTGTTCTCCAGCACGGACTGGAGGTTGAGGCGGGTGTCCTTGTGGGCATCCGCCAGCTCACCGCGAACGACTTCGAGCGACGCCATGACGCCTTACCCCGCCTTCGCCAGCTTGGTGGTGAGCGTCTCCTCGCCCTTCTGCCAGTTGCAGGGGCACAGCTCGTCCGTCTGGAACGCGTCCAGCGTGCGGAGCACCTCGCTCACGTTACGGCCCACCGACAGGTCGTTCACCGACACGTGCCGGATGATGCCCTCGGGGTCCGCGATGAAGGTGGCGCGCAGGGCCACGCCCTCGTCCTTGTGCAGCACGCCCAGCGCCGCGCTCAGCTCGCGCTTGATGTCCGCCAGCATCGGGAAGGGCAGGGCCTTGAGGTCCGGGTGGTGCGTGCGCCACGCGTGGTGCACGTACTCGCTGTCCGTGCTCACGCCGAGGATCTGCGCGTTGCGATCCTGGAAGTCCTTCTCGCGCTTGCCGAACTCCGCGATCTCCGTGGGGCAGATGAAGGTGAAGTCCTTGGGCCAGAAGAAGAGCACCGTCCACTTGCCCTTGTAGGAGCTCTGGTTGATGTCCTTGAACTCCTTGCCCTTCTCGAGGCTCACCACGCCCTTGAGGTTGAACGCGGGAATCTTGTCGCCAACGGTCAGCATGTTCTTCGACTCCTTGGATGGGGGCCTGCTTGCTTCCAGGCCCGGGTGGTGAAGTTCGTGTACTCTCAAAGCAGCCGCCGTGCCAGAACACGTCCTTCGTGATTCCAGGGGGTTGCTGCTCCCCCGTGTTCCAGTCGGTGCCGCCGGGACGGTGCATACCGAAATAACGGTGTCCGGCGCCACTGACATTTCGGTGCCGCCCCGGTTATCTACGTAGACGTATGGCGGATGACATCGTTGCGGTGGCACGTGCGGAATGGCGCGGGGAAGCCCGGGACCTGGTCGAGCTGGCGACCTCGGAGCGGCCGGTGGCGGAGCTGCTGCGCCGGGGGCTGGAGTGGCTCACCCGGGTGGTGCGCTTCGATCTCGCCACGCTCTTCTTGCTGCGAGAAGGAAAGCTGGTGGCGGTGGTGGCCCGGGGGCCCCTGGCGAGCGAGCGGGTGCGCCGGCACGAGCTGCGGCTGGCGGACTTCCCCTCGCTGCGCCAGGCGCTGGAGACGCGGCGGGCGCGGGCCTTCACGGACGAGGACCACTCGCATGGAGATGGGGACCCGTTCGACGGGGTGTTGGACCTGCCGCCCGGGCACTCGTGCATGGTGGTGCCCCTGTGCGCGGCGGAGCGCTGCTACGGGCTGCTGACGTTGGATAGAACCGAGTGCGAGACGTATCCGCAGTCGGTGGTGGATCTGGTGGAGGTGTACGGGCAGATGCTGGCCACGTCGCTGCAGGAGGTCGAGCAGAAGAGCTCGCTCGAGCGGCTGCACCAGCGCGAGCACGAGCACGCGCGGCTCTTGGAGTCCCAGTTGGGCGGGGACGAGGTGGGGGTGTTGGAGACGTCGCGCAGCCCGGTGGTGCGCGAGCTGGCGATGCGGGCGCGGCAGGTGGCGGAGACGGACACGCCGGTGCTGTTGCTGGGCGAGACGGGCACGGGCAAGGAGCGGCTGGCGCGGGCGGTGCACCGCTGGAGCACCCGGGCGGAGGGGCCCTTCGTGACGCTCAACTGCGCGGCCATTCCCGAGGGGCTGCTGGAGAGCGAGCTGTTCGGCCACGTGAAGGGCGCGTTCACCGGGGCCACGAAGGACCGGGCCGGGCGCTTCCAGATGGCGCACGGGGGCACGCTCTTCCTCGACGAGGTGGGGGAGATGCCGGTGGAGCTGCAGGCCAAGCTCTTGCGCGCCCTGCAGGAGAAGACCTTCGAGCCGGTGGGCAGTGACAGGACGGTGCGCGCGGACGTGCGCATCCTCGCCGCCACGCACGTGGACCTGCGCCAGGCCCTCTCCCAGCGGCGCTTCCGCGAGGACCTCTATTACCGGCTGAGCGTCTTTCCCCTGCGGCTGCCGCCGTTGCGCGAGCGGTTGGAGGACCTGCCGCTCCTGTGTGCCTTCCTCCTGGAGGAGCAGGCCCGGAGGACGGCGCGGCGGGGGATGAAGGTGGCGCCGGAGGGGCTCGCGCGCCTGGCGGCCTACGACTGGCCGGGCAACATCCGCGAGCTGGCCAACGCCCTGGAGCGTGCCACCATCCTCTCGCGCAAGCGGGAGCTGGGCGCCGAGTCCTTCGACGTGCCCGCGCGGGCGCCCGAGCCGAAGCGTCCGTCCGAGCCCGCCCCCGCCCCCGTGCCCGTCTCGCAACACGTGGAGGAGGGCTCCGTGGCGACGCTGGAGGAGGTGCAGCGCCAGCACATCCTGCGTGTGCTCGCCCGTACGCAGGGCCGGCTCTACGGCCCCGGGGGTGCCGCGGCGCTGTTGGGTCTCAAACCCTCCACGCTGCAAAGTCGCATGAAGAAGCTGGGCATCACGCGCCTGGAGCAATACGTCGCCACTCCGTCGTCCCCTCCCGGGAAATAGCGCGGGAGGCGGGCCGTTGGCCCCGTACGCCGCTGTCCTGGAGGAATGAGGAACCATGAGCGATCCGATGCCGCCGCCCTCGTCGTTCGGCCCGCCCCCGGGCGCCTCGAAGCCCCCGCCCTCGCGCGCGCCGCTGATCGTGGTGCTCCTGGGCGTCGTGGTGGCGCTCGCCATCGTGGGCTACTCCTGGTGGAAGGGCCGCCAGGCGCCGGTCGCCGAGCCCACGCCCGAGCCCTCTCCCCCCGTGGCCACGGCGCCGGATGCCTCCATTGATGACGTGCCCCCGCCGCTGCCTCCCCTGGCGGAGAGCGATGCCCGCGTGCGCGAGCTGGTGGGCCTGCTGTCCCCCCTGCCCGAGCTGCAGAAGTGGCTGTCCTCCACCGAGGACCTGGTGCGCCGCTTCTCCTCGGCCGTGTCCAACATCGCCGAGGGCCAGAGCCCCCGCTCCGCGCTGTCCTTCATGGCCCCCGTGGGGGACTTCCAGGTGATCCAGCGCGAGCGCCGCCTCTTCATCGCTCCCGAGAGCTTCGCCCGCTACGACGGCGTGACGCGCGTGTTCACGTCGCTCGACACGTCCACCAGCGCCATCACGTACAAGGCGCTCCGGCCCCTCATCCAGGGGTCCTATCTGGAGATCAGCCGCCCCGGACAGCGCTTCGAGCAGACGCTCGCCAACGCCATCCAGCGGATGCTGGACACCCCCGTGCCCGAGGGCGACGTGGAGGTGGTGGACGCGCCGGGCGGGGTGAACTTCAACTACGCCTCCGAGCAGCTCGAGGGGCTCAGCGCCGCGCAGAAGCACCTGGTTCGCATGGGGCCCACCAACGCCCGGGCCATCCAGACCAAGCTGCGCGAGCTGCGGGACGCGCTCGCCCTGCCGCCGCCCTCCGCCTCGCCGTGAGGGGGGACGCGCCGGGCAGCCGGCGCGCTCAGATGCCTCCGGGGGCCAGCACGACGATGCTGAAGGCCACCAGCGGCTTGTCCCCCTTGTTGCGGTAGGTGTGCTTCTGGTCCCCCCGGAAGACGAGCACGTCGCGCGCCTCGAGCGTCCACACGGAGCCGACGGTCACCAGCTCCAGGGTGCCGCTCTCGCAGGTGAGGTATTCCCGCGTGCCGGGCGTGTGCGGAACGCCCACGAGCACGCCGTCGCCGGGAAAGTCCATCCGCTCGATGATGAGGCCCGGCAGGCTGTCCGGCAGCACCCGTTCGATCCGCACGTTGCCCTTGGTGCGCGAGGAGAGGCTCGCCCGCTTGACGAGCCGGGCCTCCTGCCGGGGGGCGCCGAGCAGCTCCTCCACCGTGGTCTGCAACGACGACGCGACGCGCAACAGGACCGACAGGGTCGGATTTCCACTGCCCGACTCCAGGTGGGTCCACGTCGCGCGCGGCACGCCCGCCAGCCTGGCGATCTGCTGCTGGCTCAGGCCGCGTGCGTCGCGCAGCGCGCGCAGGTTGCGCGCCAGGTTCTCGGAGGTGCGCTCCATGGCCATGGCTGCCTCTCCCGTCCGGCTCTCCCGTGACATCCCCGTGGCCCCTTCCCCGTCCGTCCGCGCCATCTCATTGGCGACCGGACAATTTATTGACCAGGCCGCTGACATACGGACCGCATGCCGGTAGAGCAAGGGCAGCTTCAGCGTACCCACGACGAAAGGACGTTCCCATGCCGTTCACGTTGCCCGAACTGCCCTACAACAAGGATGCACTCGCCCCCCACATCAGCGCGGAGACGCTCGAGTACCACCACGGCAAGCACCATGCCGCGTACGTGACGAACCTGAACAAGCTGCTGGAGGGCAAGCCCGAGGCCAACCAGTCGCTCGAGCAGGTCATCCTCAGCAGCGACGGGGGCGTCTTCAACAACGCCGCCCAGGTGTGGAACCACACCTTCTACTGGAACTGCATGAAGCCCAACGGCGGCGGCAAGCCGACGGGTGACCTCGCGGACGCCATCAACCGCGACTTCGGCTCGTATGAGAACTTCCGCGAGCAGTTCTCCAACGCCGCCGCCACGCAGTTCGGCTCGGGCTGGGCCTGGCTGGTGCTCGACAAGGACAAGCTGGCCATCACCAAGACGGGCAACGCGGACCTGCCGATGAAGCACGGCCAGAAGGCGCTGCTGACCATCGACGTGTGGGAGCACGCCTACTACATCGACTTCCGCAACGCGCGCCCGAAGTACATCTCCACGTTCCTCGACAGCCTCGTCAACTGGGACTTCGTCACCCAGAACCTCAAGACGCGCTGAGCGAGGCGCTCGCGGTGTCAGGCGCCCGGCGCGTGGGTGGC
Above is a window of Cystobacter fuscus DNA encoding:
- a CDS encoding glutathione S-transferase family protein, which encodes MPHPDRTLYQFPISHFCEKTRWNLDAKAIPYGVRNLLPGPHARVTKRLMGGRGHSVPVLVDRGTPLGDSTDIALHLERAYPSAPRLIPVEGPERERVLELEAYYDETAGVHVRRWVYAKLLEEESEVKSVLFRAFPLPVRLIGRAMFPLVKKNIQHHYVQSPEKVEASRVALLAGIERLEREIQGDPARYLVGDRLSIADITAAALYSPLMRPEGSPYAPRRGERMPRQLEGMREELLTRPAGQWFLRRYQEDRQRLARGFPPGADIPRT
- a CDS encoding FAD-dependent monooxygenase gives rise to the protein MSAPPSPTSPPSRHVLIAGGGIGGLTLARALRQAGIASTVFERAEVLRPVGAGIIMQMNAMKALRSIGLAEAVSQEGQPLTSLATLTDSGGVLTRVELGLLARELGESAIAIRRSRLQAVLLSGLAEGQVHTGRAVTGFHDDGERVTVRLSDGTTATGDLLVGADGLHSVVRQALWGDVTRYSGYTSWRGMTTRPPQAPPTHASESWGPGARFGIVPVGHGEVYWYATRNAPAGVRDEPGRAREALRQCFGGWHAPIAAVLDATSEENIFRTDIHDRVPLARWSQGRVTLLGDAAHPMTPNMGQGGCQAVEDAVVLARCLAREPEPVTALAEYERRRLARANQFVSRSFQLGRLAQLENTAVRFLRDTLMRLVPSGAALRQVRDVMRFDP
- a CDS encoding TetR/AcrR family transcriptional regulator — encoded protein: MPRTEAQNQRLKEERRRALLEAARRVFARKGLAASKMTDLAAAAGISYGLVYHYFPDKESVFAALVEESVQQGIQLIAEARQHSDSPWEQLQWLCTRVLDGVQREPSFPLILVQAHASESVPGPVGQALERYSSQFFQQLVTLIEAGQEAGQVVRTPAAELAWMWLATIQGLALMRILPHMNHVPYPKTNTLLRLFAP
- a CDS encoding pyridoxal phosphate-dependent aminotransferase, coding for MPSSASVRQVSEDSFPAFRTVPRTGVIYVTTEAMRRGYKGGDPEWCNLGQGQPETDDLPGAPPRVGQVTVDVNDLEYAPVAGLWEVRETIASLYNRLYRRGLPSQYSAENVALSGGGRTALTRAAASLGSVNLGHFLPDYTAYEELLDVFKAFTSIPILLEGERGYAFTHEDLRREVQGRGLSALLFSNPCNPTGKLVQGEELARWVHVARELECTLLIDEFYSHYVWTGRPGQLPIESAARYVEDVNRDPVVLFDGFTKNWRYPGWRMTWTVGPRQVIEAVSSAGSFLDGGGSRPLQRAAIPLLDEELVVKETLAIHRHFRDKRDRFHSRLERLGIRTDRPPDGTFYIWGNVSGLPAPLNDGMGFFRAALEQKIIAVPGEFFDVNPGKRRARPSRFRNYVRLSFGPSQDVLEKAVDRLEAMILPRTTG